The Erinaceus europaeus chromosome 16, mEriEur2.1, whole genome shotgun sequence genome includes a window with the following:
- the SLC8A3 gene encoding sodium/calcium exchanger 3 isoform X8: MEEEEAKRIAEMGKPVLGEHPKLEVIIEESYEFKSTVDKLIKKTNLALVVGTHSWRDQFMEAITVSAAGDEDEDESGEERLPSCFDYVMHFLTVFWKVLFACVPPTEYCHGWACFAVSILIIGVLTAIIGDLASHFGCTIGLKDSVTAVVFVAFGTSVPDTFASKAAAIQDVYADASIGNVTGSNAVNVFLGIGLAWSVAAIYWALQGQEFHVSAGTLAFSVTLFTIFAFVCISVLLYRRRPHLGGELGGPRGCKLATAWLFVSLWLLYILFATLEAYCYIKGF, encoded by the exons CCAAACTAGAGGTCATCATTGAAGAATCCTATGAGTTCAAG AGTACAGTGGACAAACTGATCAAGAAGACAAATCTAGCCTTGGTTGTGGGGACCCATTCCTGGAGGGACCAGTTCATGGAAGCCATCACTGTCAGTGCAG CAGGAGACGAGGATGAGGATGAGTCAGGAGAGGAGAGACTGCCATCCTGCTTTGACTACGTCATGCACTTCCTGACGGTCTTCTGGAAAGTGTTGTTTGCCTGCGTGCCCCCCACAGAGTACTGTCACGGCTGGGCCTGCTTCGCTGTCTCCATCCTCATCATTGGCGTGCTCACAGCCATAATCGGGGACCTGGCCTCCCACTTTGGCTGCACCATCGGCCTCAAGGACTCAGTCACGGCTGTTGTCTTTGTGGCATTTGGCACCTCTGTGCCAG ATACATTTGCCAGCAAAGCTGCAGCCATCCAGGACGTGTACGCAGATGCCTCCATCGGCAACGTCACCGGCAGCAACGCCGTCAATGTCTTCCTGGGCATCGGCCTGGCCTGGTCCGTGGCCGCCATCTACTGGGCCCTGCAGGGACAAGAGTTCCACGTGTCGGCCGGCACGCTGGCCTTCTCGGTCACCCTCTTCACCATCTTCGCGTTTGTCTGCATCAGCGTGCTCCTGTACCGCAGGCGGCCCCACctgggcggggagctggggggcccACGTGGCTGCAAGCTTGCCACGGCGTGGCTCTTCGTGAGCCTGTGGCTCCTCTATATACTCTTTGCCACTTTGGAGGCTTACTGCTACATCAAGGGGTTCTGA